TCACGGCGGGAGGACGCCACGACTTCCCCACCACGGAGCAGGCCGTGGCGGCGGCCGTGCGGCTCGCCGAGGAGGAGGCGGAGCGGCAGGCCACGGACGCGGCCTGAGCTGTCGGCCACCTCGCGGCGCCCGAGCCCTCCGCGATGCCGCTGGCGCGGGAGCGCGGTGGAGGGACTGTGGCAAGGTCCGCGCGGCCGCGCCCTCGGCCCGGCCGGGGTCGGCCGGGGCCAGCGCGGTCACCCTTCCCGCGCCCGCGTGTCGCGCGAGTGTGGATTGTGTCGCACCGGCATCATCGACCCTCCCCTAGGGTGGTCGCCGCACCTTCCGAGTGCACGAACCAGGAGGTCCGATGAGTAACCGCCATCGTCCCCTCGCGTCCCTGCGGCGGGCGCCCCCGCTGACCCTGCTCACCGCCCTGCTCCTGGCGGCTTGCGGTCCCTCGCCCACGATCACCGTGCAGCTCGGCGACGCCACCGTGCAGGTGACCCTGGGCAGCTCGGCCTCCACCGAGGTGACCCTCACCCGCGCCGGCGGGGCGAGCGCCGACGTCACCCTCGACGCCGACGGCGCGCCGGACTGGGCGACCGTATCCTTCTCCCCTGCCACTCTGTCGGGCGACACGCTCACCAGCACCATGACCATCGAGACTGACGGCCAGGACCCGGACGCCGCGGCCACGAGCTTCACGCTCACCGTCACCGCCGCCGGCAGCGGCCTGAGTGCCAGCGACGAGCTGACCGTAGAGGTCACACTGCTCACCGTGAGTGGCAAGGTCACCGGGATCTACGGCGAGACGCTGACCGGCTACAGCGTCTCGGTGAACGGCGGCACGCCCGTCCCCGTCGACTCGCTGGGCGTCTTCCAGGGCCCGGACGTGCCCGTTCCCTACGACCTCGTCGTGATCGACACCACCAACGCCGTCGGGCACCGCTACGAGGGCTTGACGACGACCGACCTCGTGCTGACGGAGCCATCCTCGTCCTCGTCGTACACCACTGGCCTCACCGGCGATCTCTCGCAGGCCGTGGGGACCGAGCAGATGGGCATCGTCTGCATGGAGGGGATCGATAGGGTCGTCACCGGCTGCGACACGGTCACGCCCGGGAACACCGCCTTCGCCATCGCCCCCGAGTGGTTCGAGACCTCCACGGTCTCCGCCTACGTGCACGCCTGGGTAGTGGACGTCGACGCTGACGGGGCCACCACGGGGTTCGCACACGAGGGCAGGACGGCGATAAACCTCACCGACAGCGTCCCCGCCGTCGCGGACGTCGCCCTCGAAGGCGGGCCCCCAGCCACCACGGTGGACCTGACCGTCACCGCTCCGCCAGGGGTCCCGCTCGTCGGCAGCCAGCTCTACTACAGGTACAGCGAGCACGGGGCCGTGGCGTTCCCTAGCGGCCCCACGTCGTCGTCCTACACTGCCGTGATGCCCGACGTACCCGGTGCGACCGCCGTCCTCGTGGCGCAGGCGAGCGCCGGTGAGGTGCAGGCCATCGGCTGGGAGGTCGGCGAGTACGGTTCCGGCGCCATGGCGCTGACCATGCCGCCCGTCGTGGCGGCGGTGGCCCCACCGGACGGCGCCACCGGCGTCGACCACAGCACGCAGTTCAGCGTCAACAACCCCTCCGGCTCGGCCGTGACGTTCCTGTTCAGCCAGGCCGGCGACATCTCCTTCTACCTGGTCACGAAGGACGATACCGTCACCACGATCCCGGACCTGTCCGCGCTGGGGCTGGCGCTGCCCTCGGGCGCCGACTTCACGTGGCAGGCGGTGACCACCCCGCATCTCCCGACCGTCGACGACGTGACCCGTGAGGGCTGGATCACGGGCCTCGTCGCGGTCCAGATGCTGATCAACGGCGGACCGGGCCCTTCCGCAAGCGGCAACGTCTCGGTCAACTCCACGAGGACCTTCAAGACCGAGTGACGGCCTCCTGGGCCTAGCAGCCAAGGGGCGGCGGGTCCTGACTCGCCGCCCCTTCCCGTCCGGCGGCCGCCCACCGATTGTGGCCCATCCCCCAAACCAGGCTGCACGGGCACTTTAGAGTCCGACCGTAACTGCATGTCGCAGTGAGCTCGGCTCAGGGCCGCCGTGCCGACCATCCCTGGACGGCCTCCGACCCGCGGTCGCCGCGGCAAGGCGCCGCGGCGACCTGGCTGCGAGTCAGGAGGGCCGCATGGCCGCAAGCATCCCGTCGTCTCGCTGGGCTAGGCCCCGTGCCCTGGCGTTGGCCTCGAGCGTCCTGGCCTGCCTGGCGCTCACCGGCTGCGGACCCACGGCTGCCATCTCCCTCCAGGTCGGCACGACCGCGCTCGTCGTGCCCCTGGGCCAGACGGCCGAGGTGGAGGTCACGGTGACGCGCTCGGGGGGGAGCGGCTCGGTCGGCCTCACCGCCTCGGGCGCGCCGGCGTGGGTGGATGTGTCGTTCGACCCCGCCTCGCTGGGCGCGGGCGAGACCACGAGCACCATGAGCATCGCGACAGACGACCCCGACGGCGAACCGGCGTCGTTCACGCTCACCGTGACCGCGACCGGGTCGGGCGTCAGCGCCGAGGCACGTATCGAGGTCGACGTTCAGGCGACCGACGTCGCGGGCGCCGTCGTGGACCCGTACGGCGACCCGTTGTCCGGCTACACGGTGTACCTGCCCGGTAGCCCACCCCAGCTCACGGGATCCGACGGCGCGTTCACTTTCGACGCCGTGACCGTGCCGTACGACCTCACCGTCGTCGCGCCGACCGTCGGCGGCCAGACCCTGGCCCAGACCTTCGTGGGTCTCACGACCGGGACGCCGTCGGTGGTCCCGTTGGCAGCGGCTCTTGGCCAGGTCGGAGACTCCTACTCCGGGTCGGCGACCGGCGACCTGATCAGCGCCACCTACTCCCCCCTGCCCGCCGAGCACGCCGCCAGGGTCTGCTTGGAAGGCGTCGACAGGCCCCTCGTCTACTCCTGCGGCACGCTGACGGCGGGCGATGGCGACTACTTCATCTCGGGGCAGTGGTTCGGCTCGCCAGACGCTCAGGTCAGGGTCAGGGCCGTCGTCTACCACGTGGGCGCCGACGGCGAGCCCGACGCGATCGTCGCCTCCGGAGCGACGCCGACCTTCACGCTCAGCGACACCGGCAACCAGGCCCAGGACATCACGCTCACGGCCACCAGCAGCCAGGCCACGGCGACTTACGACCTGACGGTCCCCCCGGGACTCACCGTCACCGAGCACGTTCTCGTCGCTCACCACAGCCAGCACGCCTCTTTCGGCCTGGAGAGCGGGGACAGTACCGCGACCACCGGAACCCTCGTGGCCCCCTACTTCGACGGCATCGACTACTCGCTCTACGCGATCGCCTACGAGGATCCGATCTCGGTGGAGCGTGGGTCGCTGGCTTGGGCGACCGGACTGGCGCCCGGCGCGGCCGTCTCCCTGGAGCTCCCCACGCCTCCCTCGCTCGTGGCGCCGTCCGACGGAGCACCCAGCGTCACCGCATCCACCGAGTTCACGGTCAGCAACCCCGAGGGCGGGATCCTCTCGTTCGTCGCGATCCCCGGTGGAACCGGCGTGGCGTTCGTCGTCACCACGGACCAGGCCGCGGTGCGGTTCCCCGACCTCACCGCCATCGGACTGGGCCCCACATCAGGGGCGACTTACCTGTGGTACGTGATCAGTACCCCGGACGTGGGCAGCACGGACGACGCCGTCACGGGGGACGGCTACCTGAGCCAGTTCGCCAAGCTGAACGACGCGACATACGGCGGCGGACCGGGCCCGACGACGGACGGTAGGGTCTCGACCTCTCAACAGTGGAACTTCACCGTCCAGTGAGCCCGCGCCGAACTCCTGCGAGCGGCCTCGTCAGCCGGCTGGCACCGGCGAGGTGCACCGACGACTACGGATGGCGGCAGCGCGTTGAGACCGCTGCCTGCGAGGAGGTCCGATGAGATACCTACGTGAGCCCCGTCCGGCCGCGCCGCGAACGCTGGGCCTCGCCATCCTCGCGGCGGTGGCGCTGGCGTCCTGCGGGCCATCCCCCTCCATCACGGTCCAGCTCGCCGACGGCGCCCTCGACGTCCTGCTCGGCGGCTCGGCCACCACCCAGCTCAGCGTCTCCCGCGCCGGCGGCGCCTCCGCCGACGTGACGCTGGACGCCGCCGGGGCACCGGACTGGGTGACGGTGACCTTCGCGCCGGCGACCCTCTCCGGCGGCGCCACCACGAGCACCGTCACGCTCGCGACCGATGCGGACGACCCCGACGCGGCGCCCACGAGCTTCACGCTCACCGTCACCGCGGTCGGAAGCGGGCTCGAGGCCAGCGACGAGGTGACGGTGAACGTCGAGCTCCTCGCCGTCACGGGCAGGGTGACCGACTACTTCGGTCAGCCGATGACTGGGGTGAGCGTTGCGGTGGACTCCGGCGCGCCCGTGCCTGTGGGCGCCGACGGCACGTTCACGGTGGCGGACGTCGAGGTCCCCTACGACCTCACGCTCCTCGACCTGACCAACCACTACGCGCACGTCTACGAGGGACTCACGACCACTGACCTCGAGATACTGGGCAGCATGACGCCGCCGGCGGCGCGACAGGCCGGGGTGACCGGGGAGCTCTCCGAGCCGGTGGGCACCGACCAGCTGGCGCTCGTCTGCATCGAGGGCACCGAGGTCACGGTCCTCGGCTGTACGTCCGTTCCACCCAGCCAGACCGCGTTCGCCATCACAGCCAACTGGTACGGCGACATACAGGTGTCGGGGAACGTGCGGGCCTGGGTAGTAGACCTCGACCAGAGCGGCTCCACGACCGGGTTCGCTCGCGAGGGGCAGGCCGCTATCGACCTGGTGGACACAGTTGGGGCGACCGCCGACGTGACGCTGGGACCGGGGCCGGCCGCCAAGACCGTCGAGGTGGCGATAACCCCGCCACCGGGGCTGTTCCTGATCCAGAGCTTCGTCTCGTACCGCTACAGCGAGCATGGCTCCATTACGTTCCCCGTCATCTTGCCGCCCGGGAGCGACGTGTACGAGGCGGTGCTGCCGGACGTGCCGGGCGCGACGGCCTCCCTCCTGGGCATCGCGACCAACCTCGTCGGCCAGGTCGGCTACGCCTGGGAAGTCGGCGAGTACTCCTCTGGCACGCTCGACCTGGTCATGCCCAGAGGCTTCACGAAGCTCTCGCCGGAGGCGGGCGCGACGGACGTGAACACCAGCACCGTCTTCAGCGTCAGGAACTACAGCGACGGGCCGGTGACGTTCCTCTTCAGCGGGGACCCCTACATCGCGGTGACGACCAGCGAGCCGGAGACGACCATCCCTGACCTGGCGAGCCTCGGGCTGGGCCTGCCGTCGGGCGCGAACTACACATGGCAGGTCATGGTCATGCCCCGGCTCGCCACCGTCGACGAGGTGGCGCACGGCGGGCTCGTACTGCTCAACTCAGCGCTCTCCACACTGACGGGCGGACCGGGTCCCTCGTCGTCGGGCGCCGTGGTCGTCGACTCCGGCTCGCCTTTCACGACCGAGTAGCCTCACGACCGAAGTGACCGGGCGGGCCCGCTCGACCTCAGGTCGGCGGGCCCGCCTACCGATCGATCGACCGGGCCCGCTGCTGGAGTCGCCGCGCTGTTCATCTTGACGTCGTGCGGAGGGGGCGGCCCCTCCGCGACCGTCACCTTCGACTTCGACGAGCCGGCGCCCGACGTGGTGCTCGGCGCCGGCGGCACGGTGACCGTCACGATCACGAGGTCGCCGTCGGCGACAGCGGCCCGGTCGCTGGAGGCGGACGGCGCGCCAGCGTGAATCGACGTCGACCTCAGCCCCAGCCTGCTGGAGGGCGCGACCACCCGGAGCACGCTGACGGTGTCGACGGACAGCGGGCATCCCGACGCCGAGGAGGCCAGCTTCGACCTGGTCGTCAGGGCCGTAGGGACCGGGATCAGCGCCGAGGCCACCCTGGCCGTCAACGTCGCGCCGCAGGAGGTGAACGGCGTCGTCGTCGACCCCGCGGGCGCGCCCATCTCGGGGGTCGTGGTCCAGGTCTCCGGGCATGCCAGCGTCGTGACGGAGGCCGACGGGACCTTCAGCGTGCCGGACGTCGCGGTGCGGGTCAGGGCCTACCGCTACGCCCTCGGCGCTCACGGCGCGGCCGCACAGATCGTGGCCGCCGGCATGGCCTCGCTACCGCCACCCACCACATCTCCTCGGTCGACGAGGCCGTGTCCGGTGACGGCTACATCGGGGGCGCCCAGAGCGTCGGCCTGGCCGCGCTGGGCGCCGGGCTGAGACCGGAGGGAGACGGGCGAGCCTCCATAAGCGCGCACTACGGCTTCACGACCCAGTAGCGGCAAGCACGGGCGAGGCAGTCCAGCCGTCGTGAGGGCCGCCTCGCCGCCGCGGCGCGGCCGCCTAGTTCGCGGCCACAACGCCCACGGCCGGGCATGGTCGAGGGGACCAGCTCAGTTCGCCGCCACGGGCTCGACGGCCGTCAGGTTGAAGCCGCCGTCCGCGGCCGGCAGCACACGCACCGTGTCGCCGTCGTCGAAGTCGCCGGCGATGATGCCCCTGGCCAGCGGCGTCTCGATGCGCTCGCGGATCATGCGCTTCAGCGGACGCGCGCCGAACACCGGGTCGTAGCCGATGAGGGCGAGCTGCTCCATGGCCTCCGGCGTCATCTCGAGCGTGATGTGCCGCTCGTCGAGGCGACGCTGCAGGCGACCGAGCTGGATGCGCGCGATCTCGGCGACCTGCTGCCTGTCGAGCGCGTGGAAGACGATGACGTCGTCGATGCGGTTGAGGAACTCGGGCCGGAACTGCTGCTGCAGCAGGCCGAAGACCTTCGCCTTCATCTCGTCGTAGCTCGCGCCCGACGCGCCCATCTCGAGGACCTGCGGGCTGCCTATGTTGCTCGTCATGATCACGACCGTGTTCCGGAAGTCGACCGTGCGTCCGTGCGAGTCGGTGAGCCGGCCGTCGTCGAGGAGCTGCAGCAGGGTGTTGAAGACGTCGGGGTGCGCCTTCTCGATCTCGTCGAAGAGCACGACGCTGTAGGGCTTGCGGCGCACCTGCTCGGTGAGCTGGCCGCCCTCCTCGTAGCCCACGTACCCGGGCGGCGCGCCGATCAGCTTCGAGACCGTGTGCTTCTCCATGTACTCCGACATGTCGAGGCGGATCATCCGGTCCTCGCTGTCGAAGAGCTGCTCGGCCAGCGCGCGGGCCGTCTCGGTCTTGCCCACGCCCGTGGGGCCGAGGAAGATGAACGAGCCGATGGGCTTGTTGGGGTCGGAGAGCCCGGCCCGCGAGCGGCGGATCGCGTCGGCGACGGCCGTGATGGCCTCGTCCTGGCCCACGACGCGCTCGTGCAGCGCCTTCTCGAGCCCCAGGAGCTTCTCCCTCTCGCCCTCGACGAGCTTCAAGACGGGGATGCCGGTGGCGCGGGCGACGACCTCGGCGATCTCGTCCTCGCCCACCGACAGGCGCACGTACTTGGCGTCCTCGAGCTTCCGCGCCGTCTCCTTCACCTCGCGCTCGAGGCGCGGCAGCTCGCCGTAGCGCAGGCGCGCTACCGTCTCGAGGTCGTAGTCGCGCTCGGCCATCTCGATCTGCGTGCGCACGCGGTCCAGCTCCTCCTGGTCGCGCCGCCACGTCTCGAACAGCGCCTTCTCGGCCTCGTACTCGGCCTGCGCCTGACCGATGCGGTCGGCGATGGCCTTGAGCTCCTCCTCGATGCGCACCAGGCGCTGCTGGGAGTCGGGGTCCTCCTCCTTCTTCAGCGCCTCGCGCTCGACCTCGAGCTGCAGCCGGCGGCGGCGCAGCGAGTCGATCTCCTCGGGCAGGCTCTCGAGCTGCACCCTGATGCGGCTGGCCGCCTCGTCGACGAGGTCGATCGCCGAGTCGGGGAGCCGGCGGTCGGCGATGTAGCGATGCGCCATCTGAGCGGCGGCGATGAGCGCGGGGTCGGAGATCTCGACGCCGTGGTGGACCTCGTACTTCTCCTTGATGCCCCTGAGGATGCTGATCGTGTCCTCGACGGACGGCTCGTCGATGACGATCGGCTGGAACCGCCTCTCGAGCGCGGCGTCCTTCTCGATCTCGCGGTACTCGTTGAGGGTCGTGGCGCCGATCATGCGCAGCTCGCCGCGCGCCAGCGCCGGCTTGAGCATGTTGCCGGCGTCGACGGCGCCCTCGGCCCTGCCCGCCCCGACGATCGTGTGGAGCTCGTCGATGAACAGGACGATCTGGCCCTCCGACCTCGTCGTCTCCTGGATCACGGCCTTGAGGCGCTCCTCGAACTCGCCGCGGTACTTCGCGCCGGCGAGGAGGCTGCCCATGTCGAGCTGCACGATGCGCTTGCCCTGCAGGCCCTCGGGCACGTCCTTGTTCACGATGCGCTGGGCGAGCCCCTCGGCGATGGCCGTCTTGCCGACGCCCGGCTCGCCGATCAGCACGGGGTTGTTCTTCGTGCGCCGCAGCAGGATCTGGATCGTGCGCCTGATCTCGTCGTCGCGCCCGATCACCGGGTCGAGCTTGCCCTCGCGGGCGCGCTGAGTGAGGTCGATGCCGTAGCGCTCGAGCGCGTCGAACGTGCTCTCGGCCGTCTGCGTGTCCACGGACCTGCCTCCCCTGATCTTCTTGGCCGCCTGCTCGAGAGCGCCGGCGTCGGGCAGCGCCTTGAAGCCGGGCACCGCACGCCGCGCCGCCACCAGCAGCACGTCCTGCGCCACGAACGAGTCGCCCCACGCCTGCGCCACGCCGTTGGCGTCCTGGAGGACCTTGGCGAGGTCGCCCGAGAGGTAGAGCTCGCCCGCGCCGCCCGAGACCTTGGGCAGCCTGGAGAGCTCCTGGTCCAGCGCCTGCCTGGCGTCGTCCGGAGAGCCTCCCGCCGCCTCCACCACGCGCGAGGGCAGCCCCGAGGGGTCGGCCAGGAGCGCGGTGAGGAGGTGGACGGGCGTCACCTGCTGATGCTGGCGCGCCCTGGCCACCTGCTGGGAGCTGGCCACCATCTGCAGCGCGGCCTCGGTGAAGCGGCCCTGGTCCATGCCTCGCATGGTATGGACTTGAGCGAGGTCATGTCAAGTTTCTTGGCAACGGTTGTCTCAGGTGGTCGTGCGCGTCAGGCGGCCGCCTCCTTGAACTCGGCCACGAGCCGACCGAGCACGGCCTTGGCGTCGCCGAAGACCATGCGGGTGTTGGGCTTGTAGAACAGCGGGTTCTCGACCCCCGAGAAGCCCGGGTTCATGGAGCGCTTGAGGACGAACGTCGTGCGCGCCCTGTCGACCTCGATGATCGGCATGCCGTAGAGGGGGCTCGACCTGTCCTCCTTGGCGGCCGGGTTCACGACGTCGTTGGCGCCGATGACCACGGCGACGTCGACGTTCTCCATCGTCGGGTTCACGTCGCCCGGCTCGACGAGCTGCTCGTAGGGCACGTTCGCCTCGGCGAGCAGCACGTTCATGTGGCCGGGCATGCGTCCGGCCACGGGGTGGATCGCGTAGCGGACCTCGGCGCCGTTCGCCTCGAGGATGTCGGCCAGCTCCTTGACCACGTGCTGCGCCTGGGCCACGGCCATGCCGTAGCCGGGCACGAACACCACGCTGCCGGCGGCCTCCAGGACGTAGTAGGCGTCCTCGGGCGTGATGGGCTTGACCTCGCCCTCCACGGCCTGCGTCCCCGCCCGCGTGACGGCGCCGAACCCGCTGAACAGCACGTTGGCGAGCGAGCGGTTCATGGCCTTGCACATGATCTGGGTGAGGATCAGGCCGGAGGCGCCCACCAACGAGCCGGCGACGATGAGCACGGTGTTGTCGATGACGAAGCCGGCGGCGCTGGCCGCGATGCCGGAGTAGCTGTTCAGGAGCGAGATCACGATGGGCATGTCGGCGCCGCCGATGGGCAGCACCGCCAGCACGCCGAGCACCAGCGCCACGACGATCGCCGCGAGCAGGAACGGGTAGCCGGCCGGGGGGTTCACCGCGTAGAGCACGCCGGTGACGACGGCGCCGAGCAGCAGGACGCCGTTCACGACCTGCTGGCCGCCGAAGAGGATCGGCCGGCCGCTCACGCGCTCGGAGAGCTTCGCCCACGCCAGCACGGACCCGGTGAGCGTCACGCCGCCGACGAGCACCGCCAGGACCGTGGCGACCGCCGTCACGGCGCCCTGGCTCGGGTCGCCGAGGTACTCGGCCCAGCCCACGAGCAGCGAGGCGCCGCCGCCCGCCCCGTTGAAGATCGCCACCGTCTCGGGCATCTGGGTCATCTTCACGCGCCGCGCCCAGACGGCGCCGATGCCGCCGCCCACGACGAGGCCGGCGGCCACGAGCGCGTAGTCGATGCCCGACTGGAGCAGCGTGGCGACGACCGCGACGAGCATGCCCACGGCCGACACGGCGTTCCCGCGACGCGCGGTCTCAGCGCGGCCGAGCATCTTGAGGCCGACGATGAAGAGAACCGCGGCGGCTATGTAGGCGAGCTGGAACGCGGACTCCACCCTCAGCCCTCCCTCTTGCCCGTCCTGAACATGCCGAGCATGCGGTCGGTGACGAGGTAGCCCCCGAAGACGTTGACGGCAGCGAGCACGATGGCGACGAAGGCCAGCACGTTCGAGAACGTGCCGCCCACGGCAGTGGACGCGATGGCGCCCACGATCGAGATGCCCGAGATCGCGTTGGAGCCGGACATCAGCGGCGTGTGGAGCTGCGACGGCACCTTCTGGATCAGCTCGAGGCCGAGGAAGATGGCGAGGACGAAGACGAACAGGAGCAGCAGTATCGTCATGCCGTGGCCTCCAGGGCCGCCCGCACGCGCTCGTCGCGGATCGCGCCGTCGTGCGTGAGCAGGGCGCCGCCGACGATCTCGTCGGGCTCGGTGAGCTTCAGCGCCTTCGCCTCGCCGTCCCAGGCGTGCTCGATGAGGTTGTAGAGGTTGTTCGCGTACATCTGGCTGGCGTCGAGCGCCACCGACGATGGCAGGTCGGAGAAGCCGAGGATCGTCACGCCGTTCGCGGTCACGACGACCTCGCCGGAGCGGCTGCCGGCGACGTTGCCGCCGGTCGAGGCCGCCAGGTCCACGATGACGCTGCCCGGCTTCATGCCCGCGACCATCTCCTCCGTCACGATCAGCGGGGCGCGGCGGCCGAACACCTGCGCCGTCGTGACCACGACGTCGGCGTTCGCGCACACCGCGGCCATCTGCTGACGCTGGCGCTCGAGCTGCTCGGGAGTCAGCTCCTTGGCGTAGCCCTGCGCGGTCTGACCCGTCTCGCCCACGTCGAGCTCGACGAACCGCGCGCCGAGCGACTGCACCTGCTCCTTCACGACGGGCCTGGTGTCGTAGGCCTCCACCCTGGCGCCCAGCCTCTTGGCCGTCGCGATCGCCTGCAGGCCGGCCACGCCGGCGCCGACGACGAAGACCCGCGCCGGCGCGATCGTCCCGGCCGGCGTGCTCATCATCGGGAACGCCTTGTGGGAGTGCCGCGCCGCGACGATGACGGCGGCGTAGCCCGCCAGGCTGGCCTGGCTCGACAGCGCGTCCATCTTCTGGGCGTAGGTGGTGCGCGGGATCAGCTCGACGCACAGCGACGAGACCCGCCCGCGCGCCAGCGCGCGCACCAGCTCGTGGTTGAAGAAGGGGTCGACGAACCCGGCGGTCACGGCGCCCGGCCGCAGGCCCGCGACCACGTCGAGGCTCGGCGGCTGCACCGTCAGCAGCACGTCGGCCGCGGGGAGCAGCTCCTCGCGCCCGCCCACGCGCGCGCCCTGGGCCTCGTAGGCCGCGTCGGGCAGGTGCAGCGGCGCTCCCAGGCCCGACTCCACCGCCACCTCCGCCCCCAGGCGCACGAACCTGCCGGCGGTCTGCGGCGTGAGGGGCACCCGCCTCTCGCCCGCGACCGTCTCCTTCACCGCGACGATGAGCATGGAAGACCACTATTACACGACCCCAGACGCACCGGGACCTGAGGACCCGCGCCCTGGAGCGCGAAGCTATACTTGCTCCTCGTGAACCACCTGGCCGTGCTGACGAGCGGCGGCGACGCCCCCGGCATGAACGCCGCTATCCGCGCCGTCGTCCGCACGGCCGTCCACGACGGCGCCCGCGTCTCTGGCGTCTACCGCGGCTTCCAGGGGCTCATCGAGGACGACATCGTCGAGCTGCAGGCCCGCGACGTGGCCAACGTCATCCAGCGCGGCGGCACCGTACTGCGCACCGCCCGCTCCGAGGAGTTCATGCAGCCCGCCGGGCGAGCCAAGGCGGCGGAGGTCCTCAGGGGACGCGGCATCGAGGGGCTCGTCGTGATCGGCGGCGACGGCAGCTTCCGCGGCGCGCTCGCCCTGGCCCGCGAGCACGGCGTGAAGGTCATCGGCATACCGGGCACCATCGACAACGACATCTTCGGCACCGACGTCTCGATCGGCTTCAACACGGCCATCAACGTGGCGCTCGAGGCCGTCGACAGGCTGCGCGACACCGCCGCCAGCCACGACAGGCTCTTCCTCGTCGAGGTCATGGGCCGGCGCTCCGGCCACATCGCCCTGCACGTGGGCGTGGCCGGCGGCGCGGAGGCGATCCTCATACCAGAGGCGCCCCTGAGCGCCGCCGAGGTCGCCCAGATGATCGTGGCGGCCGAGAAGCGCGGGAAGTCGTCTTCGATCATCGTCGTCGCCGAGGGCGCCTACCCCGGCGGGGCCCGCGAGCTGCAGCGCACCGTGGAGGAGGCGTCAGGCTACGAGATCCGCAGCGTGATCCTCGGCCACACGCAGCGCGGCGGCACGCCCACGACGCGCGACCGCGTGCTGGCCTCGCGCCTCGGCTTCCACGCCGTGCGGGCGCTGATGCGGGGCAAGAGCGGCGTCATGGTGGGCACCGACCGGCGCGGCATCGTCTTCCGCGACCTGGCGGAGGTCGTGGCGAACAAGAAGGACGTCGACAGGGAGCTCCTCGAGATCGCGGCGGTGCTGGCGACCTGAGGCCCGCCGGGACCGGGTCCGGTGCCGGGAGCGCCTCCACGCGGTCGCCGCGC
The DNA window shown above is from Trueperaceae bacterium and carries:
- a CDS encoding carboxypeptidase-like regulatory domain-containing protein gives rise to the protein MAASIPSSRWARPRALALASSVLACLALTGCGPTAAISLQVGTTALVVPLGQTAEVEVTVTRSGGSGSVGLTASGAPAWVDVSFDPASLGAGETTSTMSIATDDPDGEPASFTLTVTATGSGVSAEARIEVDVQATDVAGAVVDPYGDPLSGYTVYLPGSPPQLTGSDGAFTFDAVTVPYDLTVVAPTVGGQTLAQTFVGLTTGTPSVVPLAAALGQVGDSYSGSATGDLISATYSPLPAEHAARVCLEGVDRPLVYSCGTLTAGDGDYFISGQWFGSPDAQVRVRAVVYHVGADGEPDAIVASGATPTFTLSDTGNQAQDITLTATSSQATATYDLTVPPGLTVTEHVLVAHHSQHASFGLESGDSTATTGTLVAPYFDGIDYSLYAIAYEDPISVERGSLAWATGLAPGAAVSLELPTPPSLVAPSDGAPSVTASTEFTVSNPEGGILSFVAIPGGTGVAFVVTTDQAAVRFPDLTAIGLGPTSGATYLWYVISTPDVGSTDDAVTGDGYLSQFAKLNDATYGGGPGPTTDGRVSTSQQWNFTVQ
- a CDS encoding carboxypeptidase-like regulatory domain-containing protein, which translates into the protein MSTDSGHPDAEEASFDLVVRAVGTGISAEATLAVNVAPQEVNGVVVDPAGAPISGVVVQVSGHASVVTEADGTFSVPDVAVRVRAYRYALGAHGAAAQIVAAGMASLPPPTTSPRSTRPCPVTATSGAPRASAWPRWAPG
- the clpB gene encoding ATP-dependent chaperone ClpB; the protein is MDQGRFTEAALQMVASSQQVARARQHQQVTPVHLLTALLADPSGLPSRVVEAAGGSPDDARQALDQELSRLPKVSGGAGELYLSGDLAKVLQDANGVAQAWGDSFVAQDVLLVAARRAVPGFKALPDAGALEQAAKKIRGGRSVDTQTAESTFDALERYGIDLTQRAREGKLDPVIGRDDEIRRTIQILLRRTKNNPVLIGEPGVGKTAIAEGLAQRIVNKDVPEGLQGKRIVQLDMGSLLAGAKYRGEFEERLKAVIQETTRSEGQIVLFIDELHTIVGAGRAEGAVDAGNMLKPALARGELRMIGATTLNEYREIEKDAALERRFQPIVIDEPSVEDTISILRGIKEKYEVHHGVEISDPALIAAAQMAHRYIADRRLPDSAIDLVDEAASRIRVQLESLPEEIDSLRRRRLQLEVEREALKKEEDPDSQQRLVRIEEELKAIADRIGQAQAEYEAEKALFETWRRDQEELDRVRTQIEMAERDYDLETVARLRYGELPRLEREVKETARKLEDAKYVRLSVGEDEIAEVVARATGIPVLKLVEGEREKLLGLEKALHERVVGQDEAITAVADAIRRSRAGLSDPNKPIGSFIFLGPTGVGKTETARALAEQLFDSEDRMIRLDMSEYMEKHTVSKLIGAPPGYVGYEEGGQLTEQVRRKPYSVVLFDEIEKAHPDVFNTLLQLLDDGRLTDSHGRTVDFRNTVVIMTSNIGSPQVLEMGASGASYDEMKAKVFGLLQQQFRPEFLNRIDDVIVFHALDRQQVAEIARIQLGRLQRRLDERHITLEMTPEAMEQLALIGYDPVFGARPLKRMIRERIETPLARGIIAGDFDDGDTVRVLPAADGGFNLTAVEPVAAN
- a CDS encoding NAD(P) transhydrogenase subunit alpha, producing the protein MLIVAVKETVAGERRVPLTPQTAGRFVRLGAEVAVESGLGAPLHLPDAAYEAQGARVGGREELLPAADVLLTVQPPSLDVVAGLRPGAVTAGFVDPFFNHELVRALARGRVSSLCVELIPRTTYAQKMDALSSQASLAGYAAVIVAARHSHKAFPMMSTPAGTIAPARVFVVGAGVAGLQAIATAKRLGARVEAYDTRPVVKEQVQSLGARFVELDVGETGQTAQGYAKELTPEQLERQRQQMAAVCANADVVVTTAQVFGRRAPLIVTEEMVAGMKPGSVIVDLAASTGGNVAGSRSGEVVVTANGVTILGFSDLPSSVALDASQMYANNLYNLIEHAWDGEAKALKLTEPDEIVGGALLTHDGAIRDERVRAALEATA
- a CDS encoding NAD(P)(+) transhydrogenase (Re/Si-specific) subunit beta; its protein translation is MESAFQLAYIAAAVLFIVGLKMLGRAETARRGNAVSAVGMLVAVVATLLQSGIDYALVAAGLVVGGGIGAVWARRVKMTQMPETVAIFNGAGGGASLLVGWAEYLGDPSQGAVTAVATVLAVLVGGVTLTGSVLAWAKLSERVSGRPILFGGQQVVNGVLLLGAVVTGVLYAVNPPAGYPFLLAAIVVALVLGVLAVLPIGGADMPIVISLLNSYSGIAASAAGFVIDNTVLIVAGSLVGASGLILTQIMCKAMNRSLANVLFSGFGAVTRAGTQAVEGEVKPITPEDAYYVLEAAGSVVFVPGYGMAVAQAQHVVKELADILEANGAEVRYAIHPVAGRMPGHMNVLLAEANVPYEQLVEPGDVNPTMENVDVAVVIGANDVVNPAAKEDRSSPLYGMPIIEVDRARTTFVLKRSMNPGFSGVENPLFYKPNTRMVFGDAKAVLGRLVAEFKEAAA
- a CDS encoding NAD(P) transhydrogenase subunit alpha; this translates as MTILLLLFVFVLAIFLGLELIQKVPSQLHTPLMSGSNAISGISIVGAIASTAVGGTFSNVLAFVAIVLAAVNVFGGYLVTDRMLGMFRTGKREG